Proteins encoded by one window of Colletes latitarsis isolate SP2378_abdomen chromosome 5, iyColLati1, whole genome shotgun sequence:
- the Sif gene encoding guanine nucleotide exchange factor still life isoform X10: protein MVEPKWAIKCTNSILNLLNPSSSYADLRTLHKKNCKKYFCLCKRHTISVICINETRKLYWFNCKNVAEKVNVGLGDGYYYKLLRIVNGALSTWSQRYIDGLNVTHREIMFKINSTGSNANMKLQKEGCYCHYHPHMTADACNADFLKKVMSDDDRMSLTTAVSDDDDGESVINSPYRGKETGTAAASFNCTGAIRKAGFLSVKKWLLRKKHQIELARKRGWKGYWVSLKGTTLLFYPCDSQESRSMEAAPKHLIIVDGAIMQPIPEHPKRDYIFCLSTAFGDAYLFQAPCQVELENWVNSIHSACAAAFARHRGKTGTLHLLQEEIFRLEKAIESDHKLKHMADLQQSVVSDVETKQQINNQIVQWEENLERLHCEQFRLRCYMASLQSGELPNPKSLLTHVSRATKQTLNKLGVFTVSSFHAFICARSPSLLNNLLAGRGATKRRPPLLSRSNSGSSRRSLQISSRDDEKPVKVYVPENQLVSVFLRDAMTVEEFLASACNRKNLNPMEHFVRVKKRRDMEDHNYFVPHRTDLIETYSNTHEVVEVCAKILYQVELQRNTLEQMWGFSVEAELIENSDRQDELCCYVSRVEDKSVAMQNGIIKGDEIMVINGAIVSDLDMMYLESVLQEEIGLCMMMRSSRTEPPDLTGIMRVTDDIIESLVCPPPPSDPPVISEEMISGLIVPAPGWSKESIAQECASASHIENGKQTSRTNSFEIENLLKTAEQVTGICRSPGETRKSSPTGSVVSSHSQALTPSRQLSDAEKLKKVILELIETERTYVKNLNNLLENYLEPLKRETFLSNAEINALFGNIQEIVTFQRQFLQNLDHAIEMEADFNNFDHPSQFKGVLFSIGSAFLYYVNHFKLYSSFCASHSKAQKVLHPNEGNQALQEFLQARNPRQQHSSTLESYLIKPIQRILKYPLLLQQLRNLTDERSEEHVHLIEALKGMEKVAEHINEMQRIHEEYGAIFDHLFRQHQKSCKQPIDLSPGDLLYYGGVEWLNISDFLGKIKKGLELHAMCFVFKSAVVFLCKERLRQKKKLMGVSTKANSSEVEIIRYQVLIPVTEVQVRASSAKDMESHFLWELIHLRSQLQRRSEKVYVLSNSTTEFRNAFLRTIRQIIRESVRNMSIPSTKQNLNQTPMTISPRMSTGHVDKFEKQSIGQGQNGGNNGTATVTGSLSKKLVKPQPLSTSHNVKRKYSQSKQTMEHESSEDKEMEEPGAINQQQTIFRSRSKTISDTSGEVKLEMDSGTKSEGEEDSQAFLGEKKANLGRTPNHLTLSTTSTISAGSTGSQARLIQSSHQPENYQPITVKELGSPIWKPRELSSFGEATTLPRKGKSASEFGDISSSHSASRKSLIEINNCAQQSNYNNNI, encoded by the exons ATGGTAGAGCCGAAATGGGCGATCAAATGTACGAATAGCATTTTGAATTTGTTGAATCCGAGCAGTAGTTACGCAGACTTGAGGACGCTGCACAAGAAGAATTGTAAAAAATACTTTTGTCTTTGCAAGAGGCATACCATCAGCGTGATATGTATAAACGAAACAAGGAAATTGTATTGGTTCAATTGTAAGAACGTTGCTGAGAAGGTAAATGTTGGCCTCGGCGACGGTTATTACTACAAGTTACTCAGGATCGTTAACGGAGCTCTGAGCACCTGGTCTCAGCGTTATATCGACGGTCTCAACGTTACCCATAGAGAGATCATGTTCAAGATCAACAGTACCGGCAGCAACGCGAACATGAAGCTCCAAAAGGAGGGTTGCTACTGTCATTACCATCCGCACATGACAGCGGATGCGTGCAACGCCGACTTTCTCAAAAAAGTC ATGTCGGACGACGACAGAATGTCCCTAACTACTGCTGTAAGCGACGACGACGATGGCGAAAGCGTGATAAACTCGCCGTATCGAGGAAAAGAGACCGGCACGGCTGCAGCTTCGTTCAATTGTACGGGTGCGATTCGAAAGGCTGG ATTTCTTAGCGTGAAAAAATGGCTGTTACGGAAGAAACATCAGATCGAGCTTGCGAGGAAAAGGGGATGGAAAGGTTATTGGGTATCTTTGAAAGGGACCACGCTTCTCTTTTATCCTTGTGATTCGCAAGAAAGCAGATCCATGGAAGCGGCGCCGAAGCATCTAATCATAGTCGATGGCGCGATCATGCAACCAATTCCTGAACATCCGAAAAGGGATTATATATTTTGTCTGAGCACCGCATTCGGTGATGCTTACTTGTTCCAA GCGCCGTGTCAGGTGGAACTGGAGAATTGGGTAAACAGCATACATTCGGCTTGCGCAGCTGCGTTTGCGCGTCACCGCGGCAAAACCGGGACTCTTCACTTGTTACAGGAAGAGATATTTCGGTTAGAAAAGGCAATAGAATCG GATCACAAATTAAAGCATATGGCTGATCTTCAGCAATCTGTCGTTTCCGACGTGGAAACGAAACAGCAAATCAACAATCAAATCGTACAGTGGGAAGAGAATCTGGAACGTCTTCACTGCGAGCAATTTCGTCTAAGGTGTTATATGGCTAGTTTACAAAGCGGCGAGTTACCTAATCCTAAA AGTTTATTGACGCACGTATCACGTGCCACGAAGCaaacattaaataaattagGAGTCTTTACGGTGTCGTCGTTTCACGCTTTTATATGTGCGCGGAGCCCCTCGTTGCTGAACAACCTGCTGGCAGGTCGTGGAGCTACGAAAAGAAGGCCACCGTTGCTCTCGAGATCCAATAGCGGATCCAGCAGAAGATCCCTTCAAATTTCATCGAGAGACGATGAGAAACCTGTCAAAGTATATGTACCGGAAAATCAG CTGGTGTCTGTATTTTTACGCGACGCTATGACGGTCGAAGAATTTCTGGCAAGTGCTTGCAACCGGAAAAATCTCAATCCTATGGAACATTTCGTTCGCGTGAAAAAGCGTCGCGACATGGAAGATCACAATTATTTCGTACCACATAGGACCGACCTGATAGAAACTTAT TCAAATACGCACGAGGTTGTTGAAGTTTGCGCAAAAATCTTGTATCAAGTAGAATTACAAAGAAATACTCTAGAACAAATGTGGGGCTTTTCGGTGGAAGCAGAGTTAATTGAAAATTCCGATAGACAAGACGAGTTGTGTTGTTACGTTAGCAGAGTCGAGGATAAAAGCGTGGCGATGCAAAACG gAATCATTAAAGGCGACGAAATCATGGTGATCAACGGTGCTATTGTAAGCGACCTAGATATGATGTATCTAGAAAGTGTACTGCAAGAAGAAATCGGTCTCTGTATGATGATGAGATCGTCTCGAACCGAACCACCGGATCTTACGGGTATAATGAGGGTTACCGATGATATCATCGAGAGCTTGGTTTGCCCGCCACCTCCTTCCGATCCACCGGTTATAAGCGAAGAAATGATATCCGGTCTGATTGTCCCAGCTCCTGGTTGGA GCAAGGAAAGCATTGCACAGGAGTGTGCGTCAGCTTCTCACATAGAAAACGGTAAACAAACGTCACGCACGAATTCgttcgaaattgaaaatttgctaAAAACCGCCGAACAAGTGACGGGCATCTGTCGATCGCCTGGTGAAACGAGAAAATCCAGTCCTACCGGAAGCGTCGTTAGTTCTCATTCGCAAGCGTTGACGCCAAGCCGGCAGCTAAGCGACGCGGAAAAACTGAAAAAGGTCATTCTAGAATTGATCGAGACTGAACGAACTTACGTAAAG AATTTAAACAATTTGTTGGAGAATTATTTGGAGCCCCTTAAACGCGAGACTTTCCTATCTAATGCAGAGATAAATGCATTGTTTGGAAATATTCAAGAAATTGTTACCTTTCAACGACAATTTTTACAAAATCTTGACCACGCGATCGAGATGGAGGCTGATTTCAATAATTTCGATCATCCGAGTCAGTTTAAG GGTGTCCTGTTTTCCATTGGAAGTGCCTTCTTGTATTACGTAAATCACTTCAAGCTGTACAGCTCGTTTTGTGCCAGTCACTCCAAGGCACAAAAGGTGTTACATCCGA ACGAAGGAAATCAAGCTTTACAAGAGTTCCTGCAAGCAAGAAATCCAAGGCAGCAACACTCGTCGACTTTAGAGTCGTACTTGATAAAACCTATTCAAAGAATACTCAAGTATCCGCTGCTTCTACAGCAACTTCGTAATCTCACGGACGAACGAAGCGAAGAACACGTACACTTGATCG AGGCGTTGAAAGGCATGGAAAAAGTAGCAGAACACATAAATGAAATGCAAAGAATTCACGAAGAATACGGAGCTATTTTCGATCACTTGTTTAGACAACATCAAAAGTCCTGCAAGCAG CCAATCGACTTGAGCCCAGGAGATCTTCTCTATTACGGAGGCGTCGAGTGGCTTAATATTTCGGATTTTCTtggtaaaataaaaaaaggacTAGAGTTGCACGCAATGTGCTTTGTTTTCAAGTCTGCTGTCGTCTTTTTGTGCAAGGAAAGATTGAGGCAAAAGAAGAAACTAATG GGAGTTTCAACGAAAGCAAATTCCAGCGAGGTAGAAATAATTCGTTACCAAGTATTGATTCCCGTGACGGAAGTTCAAGTCCGGGCTAGTTCCGCCAAAGACATGGAATCTCATTTCTTATGGGAATTGATTCACTTGAGAAGTCAATTGCAAAGAAGATCGGAGAAAGTATACGTGCTGTCTAATAG CACGACAGAATTTCGAAACGCGTTCCTGAGGACTATTCGTCAGATAATTCGAGAATCAGTGCGAAATATGAGTATACCGTCGACGAAACAGAATCTTAACCAAACTCCGATGACAATTTCTCCACGAATGTCGACCGGGCACGTGGACAAATTCGAAAAACAGTCAATCGGTCAAGGACAAAATGGCGGCAATAATGGAACGGCAACTGTTACCGGATCACTGTCGAAAAAGTTGGTGAAACCACAACCGTTATCGACTTCGCATAACGTAAAACGAAAATATAGTCAATCGAAACAAACGATGGAGCACGAGAGTTCCGAAGACAAGGAGATGGAAGAGCCGGGGGCGATTAATCAACAGCAAACAATCTTTCGCTCCAGAAGCAAGACCATAAGCGATACGTCTG gaGAGGTGAAGCTCGAGATGGATTCGGGGACGAAATCCGAGGGAGAAGAAGACTCGCAAGCTTTTTTAGGTGAGAAGAAGGCGAATTTGGGCCGCACTCCGAATCATTTGACTTTGAGCACCACTTCAACCATTTCAGCAGGAAGTACGGGTAGTCAGGCAAGATTAATCCAGTCCTCTCATCAACCGGAAAACTATCAACCCATTACAGTGAAAGAGCTTG GTTCGCCAATCTGGAAACCGCGGGAATTATCCTCGTTTGGAGAAGCCACTACGCTACCACGTAAGGGTAAGTCGGCCAGCGAGTTTGGGGATATAAGCTCATCTCACAGCGCTTCCCGAAAGTCTCTGATAGAAATCAATAATTGTGCTCAACAATCTAACTATAATAACAACATTtaa
- the Sif gene encoding guanine nucleotide exchange factor still life isoform X4, whose product MGNKLSCSCAPLIRKTYRYEDSPWQTGVRGGMSSSGGRRGDTGHLLRCGSLRERKRLWAEVFHVSGGAGTVKWQQVSEDLVPVNITCIQDSPECVFHITAYNSQVDKILDVRLVQPGTRIGQASECFVYWKDTMTNDTWGLNFTSPIDAKQFRECCSPSFKISRKASSSYSLKLEPPNKQKIKTRRKPLSTPASPSRSREPQCTCMTPEQFARLRSQEARFRGFCDTSTLPRTMARSTEMEMTPGRDEITAATSSASLYDNVNNTAATPGKTPKATGGESTKQKEKQNETCQTTPKTANVGIETVTVGSQIDSPEEKGGSTVSPKKPQKQSQDTSTQQNGTEMLKSEGTQAGGTLQNKSLRKEQLHHTKSADYTDLEMQNGNIFNIANNNHGARKSKSKSTDDMRIENAQNGGISLDSNTLKRMLKPMSSIDSPVTSPEMTRKRNSHHSYHYHPSNNNQKYVIQETENENYAHPYRSPYSNKFQASRSVHDMGRQYTGDRGRTYLDSERNRCTGDMSPPSDNVIFDNQCYATTPSSSNGNSDMEQPTHCNSRRCNGGQTYQQQSMQSVSTPGSPTSRLLLEYEMHLRNTLAKGMDAESYSLRTFEALLTQSLENLEFAENIPLNVQRTPHVSRRRPISNKSSTLPLSYRYCNERQNSKDRDGYYSDRNEMIREKREREADRDRGYLSDYNSRCASCIGESARAQWFRHSDGWQSVSSTLGSDASSSINPSYSGHKREGPWDSLPSLRHDSSLNDSGYKSNRTDSLEQRATFDRQDSVRSDYMSDRDGRYGIVQQASLESTDSRLCYLTSSEMSDDDRMSLTTAVSDDDDGESVINSPYRGKETGTAAASFNCTGAIRKAGFLSVKKWLLRKKHQIELARKRGWKGYWVSLKGTTLLFYPCDSQESRSMEAAPKHLIIVDGAIMQPIPEHPKRDYIFCLSTAFGDAYLFQAPCQVELENWVNSIHSACAAAFARHRGKTGTLHLLQEEIFRLEKAIESDHKLKHMADLQQSVVSDVETKQQINNQIVQWEENLERLHCEQFRLRCYMASLQSGELPNPKSLLTHVSRATKQTLNKLGVFTVSSFHAFICARSPSLLNNLLAGRGATKRRPPLLSRSNSGSSRRSLQISSRDDEKPVKVYVPENQLVSVFLRDAMTVEEFLASACNRKNLNPMEHFVRVKKRRDMEDHNYFVPHRTDLIETYSNTHEVVEVCAKILYQVELQRNTLEQMWGFSVEAELIENSDRQDELCCYVSRVEDKSVAMQNGIIKGDEIMVINGAIVSDLDMMYLESVLQEEIGLCMMMRSSRTEPPDLTGIMRVTDDIIESLVCPPPPSDPPVISEEMISGLIVPAPGWSKESIAQECASASHIENGKQTSRTNSFEIENLLKTAEQVTGICRSPGETRKSSPTGSVVSSHSQALTPSRQLSDAEKLKKVILELIETERTYVKNLNNLLENYLEPLKRETFLSNAEINALFGNIQEIVTFQRQFLQNLDHAIEMEADFNNFDHPSQFKGVLFSIGSAFLYYVNHFKLYSSFCASHSKAQKVLHPNEGNQALQEFLQARNPRQQHSSTLESYLIKPIQRILKYPLLLQQLRNLTDERSEEHVHLIEALKGMEKVAEHINEMQRIHEEYGAIFDHLFRQHQKSCKQPIDLSPGDLLYYGGVEWLNISDFLGKIKKGLELHAMCFVFKSAVVFLCKERLRQKKKLMGVSTKANSSEVEIIRYQVLIPVTEVQVRASSAKDMESHFLWELIHLRSQLQRRSEKVYVLSNSTTEFRNAFLRTIRQIIRESVRNMSIPSTKQNLNQTPMTISPRMSTGHVDKFEKQSIGQGQNGGNNGTATVTGSLSKKLVKPQPLSTSHNVKRKYSQSKQTMEHESSEDKEMEEPGAINQQQTIFRSRSKTISDTSGEVKLEMDSGTKSEGEEDSQAFLAGSTGSQARLIQSSHQPENYQPITVKELGSPIWKPRELSSFGEATTLPRKGKSASEFGDISSSHSASRKSLIEINNCAQQSNYNNNI is encoded by the exons ATGGGCAATAAGCTGTCTTGCAGTTGTGCTCCCCTTATCAGAAAGACGTATCGGTACGAAGATTCCCCATGGCAGACAGGGGTTAGGGGCGGAATGAGCAGCAGCGGAGGTCGCAGGGGTGATACTGGCCACTTGCTCAGGTGCGGAAGCTTAAGAGAAAGGAAGAG GTTGTGGGCCGAAGTGTTCCATGTGAGTGGAGGGGCAGGGACTGTAAAATGGCAACAGGTATCGGAAGATTTAGTTCCTGTAAATATCACTTGTATCCAAGATTCGCCGGAATGCGTCTTCCATattactgcgtacaatagtcaGGTGGACAAAATTCTCGACGTGCGATTGGTTCAACCAG GAACACGTATCGGACAAGCGTCGGAATGCTTTGTTTATTGGAAAGATACGATGACTAACGATACATGGGGATTGAATTTCACTTCTCCGATAGATGCTAAACAATTCAGAGAATGTTGC TCACCGTCGTTCAAGATTTCAAGGAAAGCGTCCTCTTCTTACTCATTGAAGCTCGAACCACCGAACAAGCAGAAGATCAAAACACGGAGAAAGCCTCTATCGACGCCGGCATCGCCGAGCAGATCCAGAGAGCCACAATGCACTTGTATGACCCCAGAACAATTTGCCAGACTTCGAAGTCAAGAGGCTAGATTCCGCGGCTTCTGCG ACACTTCTACGCTTCCACGAACCATGGCACGATCCACGGAAATGGAAATGACACCGGGCCGCGACGAAATAACGGCAGCAACGTCCAGCGCGTCTCTTTACGATAACGTGAACAATACGGCCGCAACACCGGGGAAAACGCCGAAAGCTACCGGCGGCGAATCGACCAAGCAGAAGGAGAAACAGAATGAAACGTGCCAGACTACACCAAAGACGGCAAACGTTGGCATTGAAACTGTTACCGTTGGCTCGCAG ATTGATAGCCCGGAGGAGAAAGGAGGTAGTACAGTCTCGCCGAAAAAGCCTCAGAAACAAAGTCAAGATACGTCTACTCAGCAAAATGGCACGGAAATGCTAAAGTCGGAAGGCACGCAAGCTGGCGGTACCTTGCAAAACAAATCTCTCCGGAAGGAACAATTGCACCATACAAAGTCTGCCGATTACACGGATCTGGAAATGCAAAACGGCAATATCTTCAATATAGCGAATAACAACCACGGCGCAAGAAAATCGAAAAGCAAGAGCACAGACGACATGAGGATCGAGAATGCGCAAAACGGTGGTATCAGTCTAGACTCGAATACTCTAAAGAGAATGTTAAAGCCTATGTCGAGTATCGATAGTCCTGTTACGTCACCAGAGATGACCAGAAAGAGGAACAGTCACCACAGTTACCATTATCATCCGAGCAATAATAACCAGAAGTATGTTATACAAGAAACTGAGAATGAAAACTATGCGCATCCGTATCGAAGTCCGTACAGTAACAAATTCCAGGCTTCTAGAAGCGTGCACGACATGGGACGTCAGTATACTG GCGACAGAGGCAGGACCTATTTAGATTCGGAACGTAATCGGTGCACAGGTGACATGTCGCCGCCGTCGGATAATGTCATCTTCGATAATCAGTGTTACGCGACCACGCCAAGTTCGTCGAATGGTAACTCGGACATGGAACAACCGACACACTGTAATTCCCGACGTTGTAACGGCGGCCAGACATATCAACAACAAAGCATGCAATCCGTTTCAACGCCTGGCAGTCCAACTAGCAGACTCCTTCTCGAGTACGAGATGCATTTAAGGAACACGTTGGCCAAGGGTATGGATGCCGAAAGTTACAGTTTACGAACATTCGAGGCATTGCTCACGCAAAGTCTCGAAAACTTGG AGTTTGCGGAAAATATACCACTAAACGTACAGCGAACGCCTCACGTTTCACGAAGAC GCCCCATTTCTAACAAATCATCGACGTTGCCTCTGTCTTATCGTTATTGCAACGAAAGACAAAATAGTAAAGATAGAGATGGCTACTATAGCGATCGCAACGAAATGATACGagaaaaaagagagagagaggccgATCGAGATCGTGGATATCTTAGCGATTATAATTCgag GTGTGCCAGCTGCATCGGAGAATCGGCACGTGCTCAGTGGTTTCGGCATTCGGACGGATGGCAATCGGTCAGTTCGACTCTCGGCTCTGATGCTTCCAGTTCGATAAATCCAAGTTACTCGGGACATAAACGCGAGGGCCCATGGGATTCTCTTCCATCGTTGAGGCATGACAGCAGCCTTAACGATAGCGGATATAAATCCAATCGAACAGATTCTCTAGAACAAAG gGCCACTTTTGATAGACAAGACAGCGTAAGATCTGATTATATGTCCGACAGGGACGGTAGATACGGAATCGTTCAACAAGCTTCTTTGGAGAGCACAGACTCGAGACTTTGCTACTTGACATCCTCGGAG ATGTCGGACGACGACAGAATGTCCCTAACTACTGCTGTAAGCGACGACGACGATGGCGAAAGCGTGATAAACTCGCCGTATCGAGGAAAAGAGACCGGCACGGCTGCAGCTTCGTTCAATTGTACGGGTGCGATTCGAAAGGCTGG ATTTCTTAGCGTGAAAAAATGGCTGTTACGGAAGAAACATCAGATCGAGCTTGCGAGGAAAAGGGGATGGAAAGGTTATTGGGTATCTTTGAAAGGGACCACGCTTCTCTTTTATCCTTGTGATTCGCAAGAAAGCAGATCCATGGAAGCGGCGCCGAAGCATCTAATCATAGTCGATGGCGCGATCATGCAACCAATTCCTGAACATCCGAAAAGGGATTATATATTTTGTCTGAGCACCGCATTCGGTGATGCTTACTTGTTCCAA GCGCCGTGTCAGGTGGAACTGGAGAATTGGGTAAACAGCATACATTCGGCTTGCGCAGCTGCGTTTGCGCGTCACCGCGGCAAAACCGGGACTCTTCACTTGTTACAGGAAGAGATATTTCGGTTAGAAAAGGCAATAGAATCG GATCACAAATTAAAGCATATGGCTGATCTTCAGCAATCTGTCGTTTCCGACGTGGAAACGAAACAGCAAATCAACAATCAAATCGTACAGTGGGAAGAGAATCTGGAACGTCTTCACTGCGAGCAATTTCGTCTAAGGTGTTATATGGCTAGTTTACAAAGCGGCGAGTTACCTAATCCTAAA AGTTTATTGACGCACGTATCACGTGCCACGAAGCaaacattaaataaattagGAGTCTTTACGGTGTCGTCGTTTCACGCTTTTATATGTGCGCGGAGCCCCTCGTTGCTGAACAACCTGCTGGCAGGTCGTGGAGCTACGAAAAGAAGGCCACCGTTGCTCTCGAGATCCAATAGCGGATCCAGCAGAAGATCCCTTCAAATTTCATCGAGAGACGATGAGAAACCTGTCAAAGTATATGTACCGGAAAATCAG CTGGTGTCTGTATTTTTACGCGACGCTATGACGGTCGAAGAATTTCTGGCAAGTGCTTGCAACCGGAAAAATCTCAATCCTATGGAACATTTCGTTCGCGTGAAAAAGCGTCGCGACATGGAAGATCACAATTATTTCGTACCACATAGGACCGACCTGATAGAAACTTAT TCAAATACGCACGAGGTTGTTGAAGTTTGCGCAAAAATCTTGTATCAAGTAGAATTACAAAGAAATACTCTAGAACAAATGTGGGGCTTTTCGGTGGAAGCAGAGTTAATTGAAAATTCCGATAGACAAGACGAGTTGTGTTGTTACGTTAGCAGAGTCGAGGATAAAAGCGTGGCGATGCAAAACG gAATCATTAAAGGCGACGAAATCATGGTGATCAACGGTGCTATTGTAAGCGACCTAGATATGATGTATCTAGAAAGTGTACTGCAAGAAGAAATCGGTCTCTGTATGATGATGAGATCGTCTCGAACCGAACCACCGGATCTTACGGGTATAATGAGGGTTACCGATGATATCATCGAGAGCTTGGTTTGCCCGCCACCTCCTTCCGATCCACCGGTTATAAGCGAAGAAATGATATCCGGTCTGATTGTCCCAGCTCCTGGTTGGA GCAAGGAAAGCATTGCACAGGAGTGTGCGTCAGCTTCTCACATAGAAAACGGTAAACAAACGTCACGCACGAATTCgttcgaaattgaaaatttgctaAAAACCGCCGAACAAGTGACGGGCATCTGTCGATCGCCTGGTGAAACGAGAAAATCCAGTCCTACCGGAAGCGTCGTTAGTTCTCATTCGCAAGCGTTGACGCCAAGCCGGCAGCTAAGCGACGCGGAAAAACTGAAAAAGGTCATTCTAGAATTGATCGAGACTGAACGAACTTACGTAAAG AATTTAAACAATTTGTTGGAGAATTATTTGGAGCCCCTTAAACGCGAGACTTTCCTATCTAATGCAGAGATAAATGCATTGTTTGGAAATATTCAAGAAATTGTTACCTTTCAACGACAATTTTTACAAAATCTTGACCACGCGATCGAGATGGAGGCTGATTTCAATAATTTCGATCATCCGAGTCAGTTTAAG GGTGTCCTGTTTTCCATTGGAAGTGCCTTCTTGTATTACGTAAATCACTTCAAGCTGTACAGCTCGTTTTGTGCCAGTCACTCCAAGGCACAAAAGGTGTTACATCCGA ACGAAGGAAATCAAGCTTTACAAGAGTTCCTGCAAGCAAGAAATCCAAGGCAGCAACACTCGTCGACTTTAGAGTCGTACTTGATAAAACCTATTCAAAGAATACTCAAGTATCCGCTGCTTCTACAGCAACTTCGTAATCTCACGGACGAACGAAGCGAAGAACACGTACACTTGATCG AGGCGTTGAAAGGCATGGAAAAAGTAGCAGAACACATAAATGAAATGCAAAGAATTCACGAAGAATACGGAGCTATTTTCGATCACTTGTTTAGACAACATCAAAAGTCCTGCAAGCAG CCAATCGACTTGAGCCCAGGAGATCTTCTCTATTACGGAGGCGTCGAGTGGCTTAATATTTCGGATTTTCTtggtaaaataaaaaaaggacTAGAGTTGCACGCAATGTGCTTTGTTTTCAAGTCTGCTGTCGTCTTTTTGTGCAAGGAAAGATTGAGGCAAAAGAAGAAACTAATG GGAGTTTCAACGAAAGCAAATTCCAGCGAGGTAGAAATAATTCGTTACCAAGTATTGATTCCCGTGACGGAAGTTCAAGTCCGGGCTAGTTCCGCCAAAGACATGGAATCTCATTTCTTATGGGAATTGATTCACTTGAGAAGTCAATTGCAAAGAAGATCGGAGAAAGTATACGTGCTGTCTAATAG CACGACAGAATTTCGAAACGCGTTCCTGAGGACTATTCGTCAGATAATTCGAGAATCAGTGCGAAATATGAGTATACCGTCGACGAAACAGAATCTTAACCAAACTCCGATGACAATTTCTCCACGAATGTCGACCGGGCACGTGGACAAATTCGAAAAACAGTCAATCGGTCAAGGACAAAATGGCGGCAATAATGGAACGGCAACTGTTACCGGATCACTGTCGAAAAAGTTGGTGAAACCACAACCGTTATCGACTTCGCATAACGTAAAACGAAAATATAGTCAATCGAAACAAACGATGGAGCACGAGAGTTCCGAAGACAAGGAGATGGAAGAGCCGGGGGCGATTAATCAACAGCAAACAATCTTTCGCTCCAGAAGCAAGACCATAAGCGATACGTCTG gaGAGGTGAAGCTCGAGATGGATTCGGGGACGAAATCCGAGGGAGAAGAAGACTCGCAAGCTTTTTTAG CAGGAAGTACGGGTAGTCAGGCAAGATTAATCCAGTCCTCTCATCAACCGGAAAACTATCAACCCATTACAGTGAAAGAGCTTG GTTCGCCAATCTGGAAACCGCGGGAATTATCCTCGTTTGGAGAAGCCACTACGCTACCACGTAAGGGTAAGTCGGCCAGCGAGTTTGGGGATATAAGCTCATCTCACAGCGCTTCCCGAAAGTCTCTGATAGAAATCAATAATTGTGCTCAACAATCTAACTATAATAACAACATTtaa